The window CGGCAGGTGTACTCGCCGGTCGACGGCCGCTTCCTCCCGGACCGCTACGTCGAGGGCACCTGCCCGCACTGCGGCTACGACAAGGCCCGCGGCGACCAGTGCGAGAACTGCACCCGCGTCCTGGACCCCACGGACCTGATCGAGCCCCGCTCGGCCATCTCCGGCTCCACCGAGCTGGAGGTCCGCGAGACCAAGCACCTCTTCCTCCTGCAGTCCAAGCTCCAGCACGAGGTCGAGGCCTGGGTCGCCGAGCACGAGGAGGAGTGGCCGCAGCTCGCCTCCTCCATCGCCCGCAAGTGGCTGACCGAGGGCCTGCACGACCGTGCCATCACGCGTGACCTCGAGTGGGGTGTCCCGGTCCCGGCCGACACCTGGCCCGAGCTGGCCGCCGAGGGCAAGGTCTTCTACGTCTGGTTCGACGCCCCGATCGAGTACATCGGCGCCACCAAGGAGTGGTCGGACCTGGACCCGGCGAACCGCGACTACAAGTCGTGGTGGTACGAGGCCGAGGACGTCCGCTACACCCAGTTCATGGCCAAGGACAACGTCCCGTTCCACACGGTGATGTTCCCCGCCACCGAGCTGGCCACCCGCGAGCCGTGGAAGAAGGTCGACTACGTCAAGGCCTTCAACTGGCTGACGTACTACGGCGGCAAGTTCTCCACCTCGCAGAAGCGCGGCGTCTTCACCGACCAGGCGCTGGAGACCCTCCCGGCCGACTTCTGGCGCTACTTCCTCATCGCCAACGCGCCCGAGTCCGACGACTCGTCCTTCACGTGGGAGCACTTCACCACCACGGTCAACAAGGACCTCGGCGGCACACTCGGCAACTTCGTCAACCGCGTACTGACCTTCTCCCGCAAGAAGTTCGGTGACGAGGTCCCCGCCGGCAGCCCCGCGGCCGAGGCCGAGGCCAAGCTCGGCGAGCAGATCGCCGTCCTGCTGGCCGAGTACGAGGGCCACATGGACTCCCTCCAGTACCGCAAGGCCGCAGCCGCGCTGCGCGCCCTGTGGTCGGCCGGAAACGCGTACCTGGACGAGAAGGCCCCCTGGCTGGAGGTCAAGACCGACCTGGACGGCGCGGCGCTCACCCTGCGCACCGCGATGAACCTCATCCACCTCTACTCGGTGGTCTCCGAGCCGTTCATCCCGGCCTCGGCGCGCGCCATGCGCTCGTCGTTCGCGCTCGCCGACGACACGGCCACGTGGATCACCCCGGAGCAGGCCCGGTCCCTGGACGCCGTTGCCGCGGGCACCCCGTTCACCGTGCCGCCGGTCCTGTTCGCCCGGGTCACCGAGGAGGACCTGGAGTCCTACCGCGAGCGCTTCGGCGGATCCCCGGAGGCCTGAGCCTTCGCGTGACCGCTCCGCGAGGGGCGCGGCCTTCCGGGGCCGCGCCCCTTTCGCATACCCGCAGGGTGGGGGTGGTGCGGGCAGGGCGGGGACGGTAGGGAAAACCCCACCGCGAAGTGTCCACCTGGGCGTGCAGACCCGGTGCGGCCGCGCGGCTGGAATGGGGCCATGACCCTTTCCCGTACCGCCCGGTGGACCACCGGCTGGCTGCTCGCCGCCGCGTGGGCGCTGTCCTTCCCGCTGTTCTCCTCGCTGGAACCCCACCGGCTCTGGGGCTGGTGCGCCGCCGCCGGATACCTCGTGGCCGCCGGGGCCACCCTGTCCGGCCACCGCCGCGCCGGGCTCGCCGCCGCACTGCTGGGCGCCCTGGCCCTACCGCTCCTGTGGCTGGTGCTGACCGGACAGGGGCAGTCGGAGGTGACGGTCATCGAACGGTCCGGGCGGCTGCTGCTGGAGTCCGGACGGCTCTACGTCGACCGGCCCGCGGCCGTCCAGGAGTACACGCCGTACCTGCCGGGCATGGCCCTGCTCGGTGTCCCGCGGGCCCTGCTCGGCAGCGGCGACGGCTGGGTGGTGCGGCTGCTGGGGGACGCCCGCATCTGGTGCGCGGCCGCCCTGTTCGGCTGCCTGTGGGCGGCCCGGCGGCTGCTCGGCGGCGCACCGGGCCGGCTGCTCGGTGGCGGACCCGGCCGGCTGCTGCCCGTGCTGGTGGCCTCGCCGGTGGTGGCCCTCCCGCTCGCGGTGAGCGGGGTGGACCTGCCGCTGGCCGGGCTCTGCTGCCTGGCACTGGCCGCCGCGGCGGCCGGGCGGCCCGCCCTGGCCGGGGCGGCCCTCGCCGGGGCGTGCGCCCTGAAGTGGACGGCGCTGCCCGCGGTGGCGGTGGCCGTCGCTCTGCTCGCGGCCTGCCGGGGCGGGCGGCCGGCGGTGCGCTGCGGGCTGGTGGCGGCCGGGGGCACGGCCCTGCTGGTGCTGCCCGGCGCGCTGCTCCAGCCGGCGGAGCTGTGGCATCAGGTGTTCGCCTTCCCCACCGGGCGGGCCCGGGTGCCGACCCCGGCGAGCAGCCCGCTGCCCGGACATCTGCTGGCCGAACTGGGCCCCTGGGGGTGGTACCTGACGGTGGGCCTGCTGCTGGCGGGAGGCCTCGCGGTGGCCCTCTCCCTGTTCGCCCGGCCGCCGCGCACGGTGGTGGCCGCCGCCGACCGGCTGGCCCTCGGCCTCACCCTGGCCTTCCTGCTGGCCCCGGCCGGGCGATTCGGCTACCTGGCACTGCCGCTCCTGCTGGTGGTCTGGGCCCGCTCGGTGAGGCCCCCGGGCGTCTCCCGCGTCGTGGCCGGCTCCGGCGTGCCCCGCCCGAGGGCGGCCGCCCGGCGCTGACCGGGACGCCGGGAGCGGTCACGCCGGCTCCGCGCCCCGCAGGTGGGCGAGGACCGCCAGGACCCGGCGGTTGCCCTCGGTGGCGTCGAGGTCGAGCTTCATGAAGATGCTGGAGGCGTGTTTGACGACGGCGGCCTCGCTGATGAACAGCCGTGCCGCCAAGGCCTGGTTGTTGAGGCCCGAGGCCATCAGCGTGAGCACCTCCCGCTCCCGCGGCGTCAGCCGGGCCAGCGGCCGCTCCTCGGTCTGCCGGCTGAGCAGGACCCGTACCACCTCCGGGTCGATGACCGTCCGGCCGTCGGCGACCTGCTGCAGGGCGTCGAGGAATTCGGCCACCTCGCCCACACGGTCCTTGAGGAGGTAGCCCAGCCCGGCCGTGGAGGCGCCGGTGAGCAGCTGGGCGGCGTAGGCCGTGGCCACGTACTGCGAGAGCACGAGCACGGGCAACGAGGAGTCCCGGGAGCGGAGTTCGAGTGCCGCCCGCAGGCCTTCGTCGCGAAAGCCGGGCGGCATCCGCACATCGGTGACGACGACGTCCGGCCGCTGCGCCTCCACCGCCCGAACGAGCTCCTCGGAGCTGCCGACGGCAGCGAGGACCTGATGGCCGCCGCGGGTGAGCAGTTCCGTCAGCCCCGCACGCAGCAGCACCGAGTCCTCGGCGAGGATCAGCCGGAGCACGGCACCTCCACCCGGAGCCGGGTCGGTCCGCCCACCGGACTGGACACCACGAGCCTGCCCTTCAGCATCGCGACCCTGTCCGCGAGTCCTGCAAGACCCGCCCCCGCGCCGGGGTCGGCGCCGCCGCGGCCGTCGTCGGTGACGGTGAGGGTGAGCCGGTCACCCTCGACCCTGCCGACGACGGCGACGCGCGAGGCACCACTGTGCTTGGCCGCGTTGGCCAGCGCCTCGGTGACGGTGAAGTACGCCGTGACCTCCACCGACTCGGCCAGCCGGGGCACGTCGAGGTCCACGGTCACCGGTACGGGATGGCGCAGCGCCACCTCGGCCACGGCTGCCGCGAGCCCGTGGTCGGTCAGGACCTGCGGGTGGATCCCCCTGACGAGATCGCGCAGTTGCTCCAGGGCGACCTTGGCCTCGCCGCGGCCCCGGGACACCAGCGCGGTGGCCGCGGCCGCCTGCGGGATCCCGCGCAGTTCCATCTCGGCGAGGCCCAGGGTCATGCTGAGCGCGACCAGCTGCTGCTGCGCGCCGTCGTGCAGATCCCGTTCGATGCGCCGCCGTTCGGCCTCGAAGGCGTCGACGAGACGGACCCGGGAGCGGGTCAGCTCCAGGATCCGGTCGGATTCCACACGTGGTCCGAGCAGCACGCGGGCGGTCCTCACCTGGGCCCCGGCCAGCAGGGCGCCCGCGTACGCCGCCACCAGCAGCCCGGCCAGGCCGACGGCCGTGCCGCCGAGGGCCTCCAGTGGTCCGGAGACCGGCCTGCCGGGGATCAGCATCACGTGTTCCGGGGCAAGGGCCAGGACGATGCCCGGGGCCGCGACCAGGATCAGGGAGAAGGCGAGCAGCGTGAGCACCGCGAACCCGGCCGCCCCGAAGGCAGGTCCGAGCAGGGCGGCGTACGCGAACTCCCGCCAGGTGGCCCGTTCCCGGAGCCGGGTACGCAGCCAGGCCGCGGGCCC is drawn from Streptomyces sp. NBC_01232 and contains these coding sequences:
- the metG gene encoding methionine--tRNA ligase, encoding MARHLITSALPYINGIKHLGNMVGSMLPADVYSRYLRQRGHDVLYICATDEHGTPAELAAKEAGISVAEFCAQAHDAQKAVYDGFELSFDYFGRSSSAQNREITQHFARRLQENGFIEERAIRQVYSPVDGRFLPDRYVEGTCPHCGYDKARGDQCENCTRVLDPTDLIEPRSAISGSTELEVRETKHLFLLQSKLQHEVEAWVAEHEEEWPQLASSIARKWLTEGLHDRAITRDLEWGVPVPADTWPELAAEGKVFYVWFDAPIEYIGATKEWSDLDPANRDYKSWWYEAEDVRYTQFMAKDNVPFHTVMFPATELATREPWKKVDYVKAFNWLTYYGGKFSTSQKRGVFTDQALETLPADFWRYFLIANAPESDDSSFTWEHFTTTVNKDLGGTLGNFVNRVLTFSRKKFGDEVPAGSPAAEAEAKLGEQIAVLLAEYEGHMDSLQYRKAAAALRALWSAGNAYLDEKAPWLEVKTDLDGAALTLRTAMNLIHLYSVVSEPFIPASARAMRSSFALADDTATWITPEQARSLDAVAAGTPFTVPPVLFARVTEEDLESYRERFGGSPEA
- a CDS encoding glycosyltransferase 87 family protein, encoding MTLSRTARWTTGWLLAAAWALSFPLFSSLEPHRLWGWCAAAGYLVAAGATLSGHRRAGLAAALLGALALPLLWLVLTGQGQSEVTVIERSGRLLLESGRLYVDRPAAVQEYTPYLPGMALLGVPRALLGSGDGWVVRLLGDARIWCAAALFGCLWAARRLLGGAPGRLLGGGPGRLLPVLVASPVVALPLAVSGVDLPLAGLCCLALAAAAAGRPALAGAALAGACALKWTALPAVAVAVALLAACRGGRPAVRCGLVAAGGTALLVLPGALLQPAELWHQVFAFPTGRARVPTPASSPLPGHLLAELGPWGWYLTVGLLLAGGLAVALSLFARPPRTVVAAADRLALGLTLAFLLAPAGRFGYLALPLLLVVWARSVRPPGVSRVVAGSGVPRPRAAARR
- a CDS encoding response regulator transcription factor, giving the protein MLRLILAEDSVLLRAGLTELLTRGGHQVLAAVGSSEELVRAVEAQRPDVVVTDVRMPPGFRDEGLRAALELRSRDSSLPVLVLSQYVATAYAAQLLTGASTAGLGYLLKDRVGEVAEFLDALQQVADGRTVIDPEVVRVLLSRQTEERPLARLTPREREVLTLMASGLNNQALAARLFISEAAVVKHASSIFMKLDLDATEGNRRVLAVLAHLRGAEPA
- a CDS encoding sensor histidine kinase, whose translation is MSDDLPLADPPAAPPVAVLAAIRRPLRFIGSWWPWRCWAYLGSGLLVGYPVCVVLVLLVGFGVALAVVGIGLLLLVGAVVAGVPLGALERWRLRWVEPVPVPDPHTSLAGAGPAAWLRTRLRERATWREFAYAALLGPAFGAAGFAVLTLLAFSLILVAAPGIVLALAPEHVMLIPGRPVSGPLEALGGTAVGLAGLLVAAYAGALLAGAQVRTARVLLGPRVESDRILELTRSRVRLVDAFEAERRRIERDLHDGAQQQLVALSMTLGLAEMELRGIPQAAAATALVSRGRGEAKVALEQLRDLVRGIHPQVLTDHGLAAAVAEVALRHPVPVTVDLDVPRLAESVEVTAYFTVTEALANAAKHSGASRVAVVGRVEGDRLTLTVTDDGRGGADPGAGAGLAGLADRVAMLKGRLVVSSPVGGPTRLRVEVPCSG